In one window of Tubulanus polymorphus chromosome 3, tnTubPoly1.2, whole genome shotgun sequence DNA:
- the LOC141901063 gene encoding beta-1,3-galactosyl-O-glycosyl-glycoprotein beta-1,6-N-acetylglucosaminyltransferase-like, which yields MYKLRSRVVFVYVSVLVAIYIVLVCTFLLHWDGRNIPWLFSTTKDSGGDIVQKFRRCAHASKLQGVINRTIIEKFVAKRTYAAPYCRELIAAVDATRVIEKARRYATKHAQVTINPSEYGDFIDCFGCDDFRYARAYAERPSSDEEQNFPIAFGITVYKDIEQVERLLRMIYAPQNYYCFHVDKKASADFKAAMKRIVDCFPNAILTSQSFDVKWATITVLDADLQCIKDLLDFNDTWIYYINLTGQEVPLVSNRQLVRILKAMNGSNDIFISKERKRWEKRWAKNKSAVPHQLTLFKGNLHLMAHRNFTEFITRNHVAINLYNWLRGTEVPDETFYSTLSSYQKNVCVPGAHAVDLSSDSLHFRWKVWTSYPGHPPCFGKALRDICIHGIGDIGRMVQQTLNRSVAFMNKMFFDFEYLAFDCMEQYLKNLTNKDHIDNFVYDTKTVDNWSYVRNKRVC from the exons ATGTACAAACTGAGAAGTCGTGTAGTATTCGTATACGTGTCCGTACTCGTCGCTATATACATCGTTCTGGTATGTACGTTTTTGCTGCATTGGGACGGACGAAATATACCGTGGTTGTTTTCTACTACTAAAGACAGCGGCGGCGATATCGTACAGAAATTTCGACGATGCGCCCACGCGTCGAAACTTCAAGGCGTCATCAATCGGACGATTATCGAGAAGTTTGTCGCGAAACGAACGTACGCGGCGCCATACTGTCGGGAATTGATCGCCGCCGTGGACGCCACGCGCGTCATCGAAAAAGCAAGACGATACGCGACGAAGCACGCGCAGGTGACGATAAACCCGTCGGAATACGGCGATTTCATCGACTGTTTCGGCTGCGACGATTTTCGGTACGCGCGCGCGTACGCCGAACGCCCGTCATCCGACGAGGAACAGAATTTTCCGATCGCATTCGGGATCACTGTCTACAAAGATATCGAGCAAGTCGAACGTTTACTGCGGATGATCTACGCGCCGCAGAACTACTACTGTTTTCACGTCGACAAAAAAGCGTCAGCCGATTTCAAGGCGGCGATGAAACGAATCGTCGATTGTTTCCCGAACGCGATTCTGACGTCGCAGTCGTTCGACGTGAAATGGGCGACGATCACGGTTCTCGACGCCGATCTTCAGTGTATCAAAGATTTGTTAGATTTCAATGACACTtggatttattatataaatctGACAG GACAAGAAGTGCCACTAGTTAGTAATCGCCAATTGGTCAGAATTCTTAAGGCTATGAATGGTTCAAATGACATTTTCATCAGCAAAGAGAGAAAACGATG ggAGAAACGCTGGGCGAAAAACAAATCCGCCGTACCGCATCAATTGACTCTTTTTAAAGGCAACCTTCATTTGATGGCTCATCGAAATTTCACCGAGTTCATCACGAGAAATCACGTAGCGATCAACCTGTACAACTGGCTGCGCGGTACTGAAGTTCCAGACGAAACTTTCTACTCGACACTGAGTTCGTACCAGAAAAACGTCTGCGTACCCGGTGCTCATGCGG TCGATCTGAGTAGCGATTCACTGCATTTCCGATGGAAAGTTTGGACTTCCTATCCGGGCCATCCACCATGTTTCGGCAAAGCTCTACGCGACATATGCATACATGGAATAGGAGATATCGGTCGCATGGTGCAACAAACATTAAACCGAAGCGTAGCGTTCATGAACAAAATGTTCTTCGATTTCGAGTACCTGGCGTTCGATTGTATGGAAcagtatttgaaaaatttaacgAACAAAGATCATATCGACAACTTCGTTTACGACACGAAGACCGTGGATAATTGGAGTTATGTGCGAAATAAGCGAGTGTGTTGA
- the LOC141901475 gene encoding protein O-glucosyltransferase 1-like codes for MACSSWILFLFAGLSIANVTPDECGQGTCTASNKVENEKAKYRLDARWKPYRAKIAKALQEYVECSSENCDCHSSVIDENLKPWKGGITKAMFAQAMDRKAYGGLHYQIIDHKLYREDTCMFPSRCSGVEHFILEIIDDLPDMELIINTRDNPSAGSVPVPIFSFSKVANLDYDIMYPAWTFWEGGPALWPIYPVGLGRWDLMRDKLSRQAEIWGWDKKDSIGFFRGSRTSMERDPLILLSRNEPELVDAQYTKNQAWRSDADTLYRPPAEIIPLEDHCKYKFLFNFRGVAASFRLKHLFLCGSTVFHVGDEWLEFFYPALKPWVHYIPVKKDLTNVRTLLEFAKENDDSVRAIAERGQKFIWDHLRMEDVSCYWEKLLKSYAKLLKFKPTKNPEFQRILPKKNPR; via the exons ATGGCATGCTCAAGTTggattttgtttcttttcgcCGGATTATCAATCGCTAACGTTACTCCCGACGAATGTGGGCAAGGTACATGTACGGCATCAAATAAAGTCGAAAATGAGAAAGCAAAATATCGTCTTG ATGCCAGATGGAAACCGTATAGAGCTAAGATCGCAAAAGCCTTGCAGGAATACGTAGAATGTAGCTCAGAAAATTGTGACTGCCATTCTAG CGTTATCGATGAAAATCTAAAACCATGGAAAGGAGGCATCACGAAGGCTATGTTTGCGCAAGCCATGGATCGAAAGGCGTATGGTGGATTGCATTACCAAATAATTGACCATAAACTTTACCGGGAAGATACCTGTATGTTTCCTAGTAG ATGTAGCGGAGTTGAACATTTCATTCTCGAAATTATAGATGATCTGCCCGACATGGAGCTCATCATAAACACAAGAGATAACCCTTCGGCGGGCTCGGTTCCCGTTCCTATATTCTCATTCAGTAAG GTAGCAAATCTCGATTACGATATCATGTATCCAGCATGGACGTTCTGGGAAGGAGGACCCGCTCTATGGCCTATATATCCTGTTGGGCTCGGTCGATGGGACCTGATGAGGGATAAGTTGAGCAG GCAAGCAGAGATATGGGGTTGGGATAAAAAAGACTCGATTGGATTCTTCCGAGGCTCACGAACCAGCATGGAAAGAGATCCGTTGATTTTGTTGTCAAGAAATGAACCAGAATTAGTGGATGCCCAGTACACAAAAAATCAAGCATGGCGGTCTGATGCT GACACTCTTTATAGACCACCGGCTGAAATCATTCCATTAGAGGATCATTGTAAATATAA gtttttattcaattttcgaGGCGTTGCCGCTAGTTTTCGTTTGAAACATTTGTTCCTCTGCGGATCAACAGTTTTTCATGTTGGCGATGAATGGTTGGAATTCTTTTACCCAGCACTGAAACCGTGGGTTCATTATATACCAGTCAAGAAAGATTTAACAAATGTGCG GACTTTATTGGAATTCGCTAAAGAAAATGATGATTCAGTAAGAGCTATAGCTGAAAG GGGTCAAAAGTTTATTTGGGATCATCTCAGAATGGAAGATGTGTCGTGTTATTGGGaaaaactattgaaaagttacgcaaaattgttgaaattcaAACCAACGAAGAATCCCGAATTTCAACGAATTCTACCAAAGAAAAACCCAAGATAA
- the LOC141901720 gene encoding uncharacterized protein LOC141901720 produces the protein MSENAKSGTKDKASKETTRPKTSTGLAEAVASTEETTVYTAEHVATSPPSTASTSTGIAESETTETPASTGNAESVAISGVTPASTSTTEPVATSGERSVSTGAAGSVATEKTPASNNIAESVANTGKSPASTGTTEPVAILGKTPASTDAAEPVAITGKAPASTEVAEPVATSGETPVSTEAAEPVATSGETPVSTEAAEPVATSGETPASTDAAEPVATSGETPASTDAAEPVATSGETPASTDAIEPVTTSGETPASTDAIEPVTTSGETPVSTDAIEPVTTSGETPAYTEAAEPVATSGETPAFAGAAEPVASSGETPASTETAEPVATSGETPVSTEAAEPVATSGETPASTEAAEPVATSGETPSTASTVAAEPVANLGEIPASAEPVAKLAPTSAEPITASGDKPSSADTA, from the coding sequence ATGTCTGAAAACGCCAAAAGTGGAACTAAAGATAAAGCCTCTAAAGAAACAACGCGCCCAAAGACGTCTACTGGCTTAGCTGAAGCTGTAGCTAGTACAGAAGAGACAACAGTATATACAGCTGAACATGTAGCAACATCACCACCTTCAACAGCATCGACATCTACTGGTATTGCTGAATCTGAAACAACAGAAACACCAGCATCTACTGGTAATGCTGAATCTGTTGCCATTTCAGGAGTTACACCAGCATCTACTAGTACCACCGAACCTGTGGCAACTTCAGGAGAAAGGTCGGTATCTACCGGCGCTGCTGGATCCGTAGCAACTGAAAAAACACCGGCATCTAATAATATTGCAGAATCTGTAGCAAATACAGGGAAATCACCGGCATCTACTGGTACTACTGAACCGGTAGCAATTTTAGGAAAAACACCGGCATCTACTGACGCTGCTGAACCTGTAGCAATAACAGGAAAAGCACCGGCATCTACTGAAGTTGCCGAACCTGTAGCCACTTCAGGAGAAACACCGGTATCTACTGAAGCTGCCGAACCTGTTGCCACTTCAGGAGAAACACCGGTATCTACTGAAGCTGCTGAACCTGTTGCCACTTCAGGAGAAACACCGGCATCTACTGACGCTGCCGAACCTGTTGCCACTTCAGGAGAAACACCGGCATCTACTGACGCTGCCGAACCTGTAGCCACTTCAGGAGAAACACCGGCATCTACTGACGCTATCGAACCTGTAACCACTTCAGGAGAAACACCGGCATCTACTGACGCTATCGAACCTGTAACCACTTCAGGAGAAACACCGGTATCTACTGACGCTATCGAACCTGTAACCACTTCAGGAGAAACACCGGCATATACTGAAGCTGCTGAACCTGTAGCCACTTCAGGAGAAACACCGGCATTTGCTGGCGCTGCTGAACCTGTAGCTTCTTCAGGAGAAACACCGGCATCTACTGAAACTGCCGAACCTGTTGCCACTTCAGGAGAAACACCGGTATCTACTGAAGCTGCCGAACCTGTTGCCACTTCAGGAGAAACACCGGCATCTACTGAAGCTGCCGAACCTGTTGCCACTTCAGGAGAAACACCGTCTACTGCATCTACTGTCGCTGCTGAGCCGGTTGCCAATTTAGGAGAAATTCCGGCATCTGCGGAACCGGTAGCAAAACTTGCACCTACTAGTGCTGAACCTATAACTGCTTCAGGAGACAAACCATCATCTGCTGATACTGCTTAA